Genomic segment of Novipirellula artificiosorum:
CGTTTTGGGATTGTGCGGACGCTCCGACCAAGTCACCCAGATTGGCAAGTCGTTGACTGACAACGCCGTCGAAGGGTGCCTTCAACACGGCGTAATCAATCATCACGCGAAGCTCTTGAAGCTCGGCCTCGGCGACGCGAGTTTCCGCCTTGGCTGCATTCAAATCCGCTTCGGCCTGAGCCAATTTTGCTTTGGCGACCTGCACGTCCGCTTGAGCGGCTACCACGGACGAATCCGCAGCCGATCGGGCTGCTTTCTGTGAATCCAACCTCATGCGTGCTTCGTCAAGCAGACGAGCTTGGATCGATTGACGGTTTACGAGGTCATCGGTTCGGTCATGTTCGGCTTGCGCAGCTGCTACGGAGGCTTCCACGGCCACCTGCTTGCTCTTGGCCTCACGGATCCGAGCCTCGGCTGCATCGACGTTCGCTTGGGCTAATTCGATACCTGCCATCGCTTGCGTTTGCTTGGCCTGACGCTGATCGATTTCGGCTTGCATGACCTCGGCACGCCGTTCCAACTCGGGTACGGCAACCTCGGCCAATCGATCGCCTTCGGCAACCTTGTCACCGATGTCAACGGCAATCGATTTGAGGTAGCCTGAGACTCGTGGATGTATTTCCACCGAAAAGTAGGGCATCACCGTTGCAGGTTGAACGGTCGTTTGTATCGTTTCGGCCGTTTGCACGGAAACGACGCGGACCGGCACGGGGGCTTGGCCCAACGCGGGGAAAGGAATGCACGCGGACAGCAGCCCAAAGACCACGCGATTCGCGCGAGAGGAAGAGGATAGGAACAATTGCATCGAAACAACTCGGCGTGTAGCAGAGTAACAGGACAGACATCAGGTTTTCGCTGTCTGAGTATAGCTGGACGAAATGGGTTGTCCGTCAAATTATCCGATTATTCGTTCTCGGCAAGCCAGTCCCAGCGCCCGCACAACCGTTACGACGCAAAGAATGAGTGCAGGATGGATAGCGTGCGTCCGATCGAGGATGTTTGGGAGGACTTGGCGCGACTCGCCTTGTTTTTCCCATTGATCCTTGCCGATGAGTCCTCCGGTTGGTAACTGTCTCGCCTTTCGGAACGCCTCTGAGGAATCCCATGCAAAGAACGATAACGCGGAATGCTGGCGTCTTGACGTTCGTAATGATCCTCAGCGGCTGCGCGGGCCAAACCTTCCGGCAGACCCCGATCGTGAAAGCGGTGTCGCTCCCGACCGTCAGCGGAACCTCGAAGATCGCCGAAGCGG
This window contains:
- a CDS encoding efflux RND transporter periplasmic adaptor subunit, encoding MQLFLSSSSRANRVVFGLLSACIPFPALGQAPVPVRVVSVQTAETIQTTVQPATVMPYFSVEIHPRVSGYLKSIAVDIGDKVAEGDRLAEVAVPELERRAEVMQAEIDQRQAKQTQAMAGIELAQANVDAAEARIREAKSKQVAVEASVAAAQAEHDRTDDLVNRQSIQARLLDEARMRLDSQKAARSAADSSVVAAQADVQVAKAKLAQAEADLNAAKAETRVAEAELQELRVMIDYAVLKAPFDGVVSQRLANLGDLVGASAQSQNALFLVNQVSRVRIHTFVPEREAAGVDRGDALVCSFPAFPNETISATVTRTSGRIDEATRTMLVEAEWENADGKLIPGMFGQATIELSVHANAKTLPASSLRFSADGQPYVYRIDADGIVSRADVKIGDDDGSTIEVMEGLDINDQVIDAHLQRFVDGQQVVVIN